The Chryseobacterium geocarposphaerae genome window below encodes:
- a CDS encoding MBL fold metallo-hydrolase produces the protein MLHIQRFVFNFASENTYILYNDHKNAWIIDPGNMNEQETYAIRNFITKNKLNIQKILLTHAHIDHVLGLQWAFDTYKVPVILHTEDQEVLDMLSSSGARFGFQVSPVKVETTYINEGDELDLDGEKFKIYHVPGHSPGSLVYHNEARKFMISGDVLFEGSIGRTDLYKGNYEQLINGIKTKLFILDDETQVFSGHGNATTIGFEKQHNPFLK, from the coding sequence AATTTTGCAAGCGAAAACACGTATATCCTTTATAACGATCATAAAAATGCATGGATTATTGATCCGGGAAACATGAATGAGCAGGAAACTTATGCTATCAGGAATTTTATCACTAAAAACAAGTTAAATATCCAGAAGATCCTTTTAACACATGCTCACATCGATCATGTTTTAGGATTGCAATGGGCTTTTGACACCTATAAAGTTCCTGTTATTTTACATACAGAAGATCAGGAAGTATTGGATATGCTTTCATCAAGCGGGGCAAGATTCGGATTTCAGGTCTCTCCCGTTAAAGTTGAAACTACTTATATTAATGAAGGAGATGAACTTGATCTGGATGGGGAAAAATTCAAAATTTATCATGTTCCGGGACATTCTCCGGGAAGCTTGGTTTACCATAACGAGGCAAGAAAATTCATGATTTCCGGAGATGTTCTTTTTGAAGGAAGCATTGGAAGAACAGATTTATACAAAGGAAATTATGAGCAACTAATTAATGGCATCAAAACAAAGCTTTTCATTCTTGATGATGAAACCCAGGTTTTTTCCGGTCATGGAAATGCTACAACAATAGGATTTGAAAAACAACACAATCCTTTCTTAAAATAA
- a CDS encoding thioredoxin family protein codes for MNTPSNMIALGTKAPFFELPNPSKSNEIQSLDDLKGEKGTLVIFMCNHCPFVLHVIDKLNELYEDYNERGIEFIAINSNDVEKYPADSPEKMIEFQIERKFDFPYLYDESQAIAKAYDAACTPDFFFFDEKLDLIYRGQMDDSRPGNNKDVTGEDLIIAFENLLLGEPQEEIQRPSMGCNIKWK; via the coding sequence ATGAATACGCCTTCAAATATGATCGCTTTGGGTACAAAAGCACCTTTTTTTGAGCTTCCGAACCCTTCAAAAAGTAACGAAATCCAATCACTGGATGATCTGAAAGGAGAAAAAGGTACGTTGGTGATCTTTATGTGCAACCATTGTCCGTTTGTTCTTCATGTAATTGATAAATTGAATGAATTATATGAAGACTATAATGAAAGAGGGATTGAGTTTATTGCGATTAACTCTAATGATGTAGAAAAATATCCAGCAGATTCTCCGGAAAAAATGATTGAATTCCAGATTGAAAGAAAATTCGATTTTCCTTATTTATATGATGAAAGCCAGGCTATTGCTAAAGCTTACGACGCAGCTTGTACACCTGATTTCTTTTTCTTTGATGAAAAATTAGACCTTATTTACAGAGGACAAATGGACGATTCAAGACCTGGAAACAATAAGGATGTAACAGGTGAAGATTTAATCATTGCTTTTGAAAACCTTTTATTGGGTGAGCCACAGGAAGAAATTCAGAGACCAAGTATGGGATGTAATATTAAATGGAAATAG
- a CDS encoding TetR/AcrR family transcriptional regulator, with product MGLHERRQREKENIRTSILDAAFSLAKTEGWASLSMRKIADAIEYSAPVVYDYFENKEAILYEISLNGFHCLHIELLKAQREHNTPEDQLKAIVDAYWKFAFRNKEYYQLMFGLGMQCSGKGMMKEEFSSFQDMLYDCTYEIIKKKGSNPENACHSSHALFSAVHGLISIMMMRNDDIPSTMNKTTLDETVAAFIKSL from the coding sequence ATGGGTCTACATGAACGTCGACAAAGAGAAAAAGAAAACATACGCACCAGTATTTTGGACGCGGCTTTCTCTTTGGCTAAAACCGAAGGTTGGGCTTCACTTTCCATGAGAAAAATTGCCGATGCCATTGAATACAGTGCACCGGTAGTTTATGATTATTTTGAAAACAAAGAAGCTATTTTATACGAGATCTCATTAAATGGTTTCCATTGTTTACACATCGAATTGTTGAAGGCTCAGAGAGAACACAACACTCCGGAAGATCAGTTGAAAGCTATTGTGGATGCCTATTGGAAATTTGCATTCAGAAATAAAGAATACTATCAATTGATGTTTGGATTGGGAATGCAATGTAGCGGAAAAGGAATGATGAAAGAAGAATTTTCTTCATTTCAGGATATGCTTTACGATTGCACGTATGAAATCATTAAGAAAAAAGGATCAAATCCGGAAAATGCCTGTCACTCATCACATGCTTTGTTTTCAGCGGTGCATGGATTGATTTCCATTATGATGATGAGAAATGATGATATTCCTTCTACGATGAACAAAACGACTTTAGATGAAACAGTTGCTGCTTTCATTAAGTCTTTGTAA